Genomic segment of Octadecabacter arcticus 238:
CCCAATTCTGCCTTCGCGCTGCCTGCAACTGAAGGCGCCAAAGCCCCGAATTTCGACGCGGTTACCGCGTTCAAGCGCTGCCGTGATCGTCTCAAAGATAGTATCGACAACGGCCACCGCCTGTTCATGCATCAGGTGTCGGTTCTCAGCGGCAATTTTTGCGTAAAGCTCTGATCTGATCATCATGCGTCTCTGTAAGTGGCTTTGCTTTCTATCATGTGTGCGACATTCTGGCCGTGAGCGATAGTGGAAAGACCCTGATTTAGCTAGCAGCGATGGCTATGGACTAAGTTGGGCCTCTCCAGTCGAGCTACGCCCTCTCTGCGAGCCCCCACCACTGCGTTCTCACCTTGATTGTCGCGCTACAATCGTATGCTACTCTCACCCAATAGGATAACGGGGAGATGGCGCAGGCATGGCGAAGCAGGTAACACATAAGTGGGCTTTCAAGGCAGGAATGCGGGCGCGTTCTTACAATTGGAAATCTTCAGCCAAAGCCATAGCCCGACTCAAGTCTACGGTTTCAGAAATCAAAGCGGTGAATTGCTCTGACCCGGCGGCGGCGGCCGAAGGGGTGATTGCGCTTGCCGAGCGGATCTGGCCCGCTTTTGAATATATTGATACGTCGTCCGGAGCTTTGGGCAGTGCTATCAACGGGACGCTAGAAGCGCTGATACCAATCTTGGTCGCGGCACCCGCCGATGAGGCGACCCGTGCCAAATGGCTGGACCGGCTGCGCCAGGCAATCCAGGACGATGGCGTTGACTATCTTTTCCCTTTCTCTGAACACTTTGGAGAAATCGCCAAATTTCCAAAACTGATGAACCAGCATGCCGATCTGGACCTCGACATAATCCGGCACGCCTGGTCGGATTGGGAGCGGTTTTCTTATGTCACGACTGTAACGCTAACCTTATCCTGTCTTCTTGAGGTTGAACGCTATGAAGATTTGACTGAGGTGTTGGCGCTACCGAAGTCGCGTTCCTGGTACTATGAGCGATTTGCAGCGCAAGCACTTTTGCGGCAGGGGCGAGATGATGAGGCTTTGGCCTTTGCGCAGGTCATGTTGGAAGCAGGTCGCCAGTCCTACAATTATGCAGAGATTTGCAAGTTCTGCGAAGACATTCTGGTGCGTCAGGGGAAGGCAGATGATGCGTATAGTCGCTTTGGTTTACCAACGGCTGCGGGCAACACCTATCTATCCATGTGGCGCAGTTTATTCAAACGTTACCCCGATAGAGACCCGCGCGGAATTCTCGAAGATCTGATGGGCCTCTATGACGCCAAGGGCAAATGGTTTGCCACGGCCAAGACAGCTGGATTTTTGGATATCGCACTCGACTGCGCGGCAGACACCGCCGTGGAACCTGCAACACTTATTCGAGCCGCACGAGACTTTACGACTAAGGATCCGGCATTTGCTGCCATGGTGGCGCTTCAAGCCATTGCGCATCTGCTTGCAGGCCGAGGCTATGAGGCAATCCCGTCTGATCTCGATGCAGCCGCCAGTCATCTCTTGGCTGCTACCACCAAGTTGGACCAAGTGGGTTGGGCACTTCAGGCGCTTCGCCGACTAGAAACGGCCCCACCTCCACATGCAGATGGGCTCATGATGCTGCGGCTGCGTGCTACGATCGCCCTCTTTGAGAACGCGGTGGTGTAGTTTTAGTCACGCGAGCCCGCGATTGCGTAGAAACTTAAGGTCATTGATCATGCGAGATTAGGGACCAAAGTGGAAACCATAGCGCCGAAGCTGTGGGACGGTTTCACAGCGAGCTGCGTCAGAAGGCTGACAACAGATAGGAACAACCGCGTCGAATGTGAAAATCCCACAACATTTTGAAGTTGTAGGACTCAGTTTTGGAACGAATTTTGAGACCGCATATTTAGCCTCCTACCACCTTCCCATAAAGTATAGTTTACGGGACTGGCGCTTTCAGTCAAACTTTTACATGAACGGTCCAAAGCCGACTTCCGTCCACCGTCATCATGCTGCGTCGCTGCTTTCGTATTGCTGCCATTCATGCAGGGCGCAGCATTTTCGAAGCTGAAACGTCAGTCAGCCGGACGGAGCTGCCGTTCGCTGCACACGCGTAAATGGCTACTTTAGGAGATCACCCCAGTTGTTAACTGGTAGGTTTGACAAGCCTTGCGGCTAACTGGCTTGCCTTGCAGCGTAAAAACTCCCGCTCCGGCTCGTTTTCAGACAATTCAATTGCGTGTTCGAAACTTTTCTTCGCCAATTGGGCCTCACCCAACCGTCCCAGAAAATCTGCCCGTGCAGCCCAGTAAGGCTGATAACGATCCAACGCACCACCCGCAGCGACCTCATCCAACATTGCCAAACCGCGCGCCACCGATATTGCATAAGACACTGCAACCGATTGATTGATACGAACCACTGGCGACGGCTGCGCGCGGTACAATACTTCGTACAAAGCCACGATCTCTGGCCAATCTGTCTCATCCCAATCCGCCGCCTGCCCATGTACGGCATGTATGGCCGCTTGCAATTGAAACGGCCCGATCCGTCCTCGCCCCCAAGCCAGCCTAAGCAACGCCACGCCTTCTTCGATCTTCGTCCAATTCCATCGTGATCGGTTTTGCGCATCTAACGGCACAAACGCTCCAGTCATGTCTAGCCGCGCCGCTCGTCGTGCATCATGAATCAACATCAGCGCAAGCAGCCCTGCTACTTCCGGTTCCTCTGGCATAAAATCGAAGATGATTCGCCCCAAGCGGATAGCCTCGCCGCTCAGATCGCCACGCTCAATACCTTTGTTGAAAATCAGATAAATCACTTTCAACACTGAACTCAATCGCTCCGCCAACTCGTTCGGCTCAGGCACGCGGTAGGGAATGCCCGTCGCCGAAATCTTCTTTTTCGCCCGCGTTAAACGCGCCGACATAGCATCCACATTGTCCAAGAAGGCCATTGCGATTTCTTCCGTCGACAGTCCACCCAGGGTTCGTAAAGTCAGCGCAACGCGGGTCTTCTCCTCCAATGCAGGGTGGCAACAGGTAAAAATCATTTTTAACCGTTCGTCGCCAAATCCTTCTACCTTGTCCTCCGCGACTCTATCTAGCTCCATCAAGTAGGCGATCTCGCCCTGCTTTGAAGCGAAATTCGCGGACCGCCGTATCCGGTCGATCGCCTTCCTCCACGCGACAGAAATCAACCAACCAGCTGGGGATTTAGGTAACCCTTTAACCGCCCAAGTATTCATCGCGACAAGGACCGCGTCTTGCAAACAATCCTCAGCCAGTTGAAAGTCGCCTAGGCGCTTTACCAGCGACGCCAAAATGCGCCCCCACTCTTCACGAACACAACGTTCAATCGCGCGGTCTAAAGATCGTGGGGGCAGCATCTGCTAACTCAACTATCCCAGACCATCACCGGACGTACTTCAATGCGACCATGCTCTGCTGTCGGGATTTGTGCGGCGTATTTCACCGCCTCGTCCAAATTCTCACATTCCAACAAATAGTAGCCACCCAAGTGTTCCTTGGTTTCCGCAAATGGCCCATCCATAATTTCAGTTTTCCCACCACGCACAGATACTGATGTCGCTGTCTCGACGCCTTGCAGCGCATCGGCATGCAACATCTTGCCATCCTTTGTCACAGCTTCCGTGAACGCCTGATAGCCGTGCATGAACGGCCCAAACGCCTCGGTCCCGGGTTGCGGGCCAACAGCGGGATCAGCGTAGATAAGACACATAAAGTAACTCCCAAGCACCCCAGCCGATAACGGGTTTTTGTCAGTTTTGATGTTTGAATCCAAGGTCTCCTTGGTTATTAGGCGCATGAATTTTCTGTTGTGGTCTGAATTTCGTGGCGCTGTGACGATTTCTCTGAATCATTGGTGGAATGGACCAAGTTACTGCTCTTGAACAACTCCTCGCCACGGCTCTGCGCAGGATCGCCGAGTTGGAAGCCGCGTTGGCGAGCATGGCGCAAGAGAATGCGGATCTGCGGCGTCAGTTGGCCAAGAACAGCAGTAATAGTAGCAAGCCGCCTTCGAGTGATGGGTTGAAGAAGCCGGTACCGCGTAGCCTGCGTGGTAAGTTGGGTAAGAAAAGTGGTGGCCAAGTTGGCCACCGAGGCGACACCCTACGTCAGACAGCAACGCCTGACTTTGTGGAGCGACATGAGGCTGAGGCCTGTGGCACCTGTCAGCATGGCTTGACGGCTGGGATGATCAAGGCGGTGGAGAGGCGTCAGGTTTATGACATACCGGTGCCGCGTCTGGAGGTCACAGAGCATCAGGCAGCGATTTATTGTTGTGGCCATTGCCGAGCCACGACGACAGCCACCTTTCCCGATGGCGTGAATGCACACGTGCAATACGGTAAGCGCATTCGGGCGGCGGCGGTCTACTGCAATGTTCAGCAGCTGATCCCCGAGGATCGGGTCTGCCAACTCCTGCGTGATTTGTTTGGTGCCACCAGCCTATGCGCGGCCAGCGTGACCAACTGGGTGAACGGCACAGCGCGTACCTTGGGTGGCGTCGTCGAACACATTCTGGCCCGGCTCAATGAAGGCGGCGTTCGGCATCTGGATGAGACCGGACTTCGTGTTGCTGGTAAGCTGCACTGGCTGCACTCAATCAGCGATCTCGCCTTCACGCATTATCGCATCAGCGCCAAGCGCGGTGCTGTTCCATCCTTCCTGACCGGCGGGACAATTGTTCATGACCACTGGAAGTCCTATTACGCCCATATGAGTGGGGTGGACGCGCACGCCCTGTGCGGGGCGCATCATTTACGGGAACTCAAGGCCATCGAAGAAATCGAAAAGGAGCCGTGGGCGTGCGCGATGAGCGTGCTGCGCAACAGCGCCAATCAGCTCAAGTGCGCGGCTCAGGGGCGAGGCGAGACCGAACTCCCCACGTCGGTTCACCACGGCATCCTCACCAAATACATGGCAATCCTCACCGAGGGCCTCGCCTTCCATGAGCGACAAGACCCACTGGCTAGACGCACTGGTGCGCGAGGCCGAAAAGCCAGGCGGCCAGGCCATAACCTTCTGGTCCGCTTGCGCGACTACCGTGATGACGTCCTAAGGTTCCTTACGGACTTCACAGTTCCCTTCACCAACAATCAGGCCGAACGGGACCTGCGCATGATGAAGTTGCGCATGAAAATCTCGGGAACTTTCCGCACCCTCGAGGGCGCGCAGGTCTTCGCTGACATCAGATCCGTCATCTCGACGGTCAGAAAACACGGGGGCAATATCCTCGAAACACTCACCCTATCACCACAACAGATCATCGCTCGGCTCTAACGTCGCAAGGGCAACACAAAACCCGATATCCGATGGGGTCCTTGGGAGTTACCACATAAATTGCATTTATTTTCCTCCAAGTTAACCAGACACCCAATGGCCTCTGTACCTTCTAGTCGAATGATAAACGCTCAGACCGACATTGGCGTAGCGTTTATTTTGAAAAACTGTCTGGTGGATAACGATAGATCTGTCAGTGAAGGAGGAACAACCTGGCTGTATACACCCACATTCCCCAAGTAGACCTCTGATTTTGCTATCCTGATTGTGGTATTTCGTATATAAATCATGGTGTTGACGGCTGATAAGGGAGCATTTTATGGATCACCCAGAGGGTGTGGACTCGCAGCGGGCAGATCGGGTGGATTTCGACCGTCGTGTGCGGCTTGAGTTCAATGGCACGCAGCTCAGTTCCGACGGCGGTCTCTTGGTAATGCGCGAGCTTGACGACGCGCTCGGGCTGTCCGATCTGGCGTCAGCGGCACTGCGCGACACCCGCACAGGCAAGAACTCCGTCCATCGACTCGATGGGCTGTTCCGGCAATCGGTGTTTGGTCGTCTGGCCGGATACGAGGATGTCAACGACGCCGACCGGCTGGCCCTCGATCCGGTCATGCGTCAGGTTGTTGGCGGCAGGGCTGTCGATGCGCAGGCAGCATCGGCCTCGCAGATGGGGCGGTTCGAGACCGAGACGCTGGCCCTGCCCGAGAACCGGGCGGCGCTGGCCGATCTGAACGGCACGTGGATTGACCGCTTTCATGATCGCAACGGGCTGAAGTACATCACGCTGGACATGGACAGCTCGGTCAGCCCGACCCATGGCGATCAGGAAGGCACAGCGTGGAACGGGCATTTCGACTGCACCTGCTACCACCCAAACTTCTTGTTCAACCAGTTCGGCATGCTGGAACGCTGCGCCCTGCGCAATGGCAACGTTCACAGCGCTGACGGCTGGCGAGATGTCCTCGACCCCGTCATCGCACGCTATGCTGACCGCAACATAGGGGGCCGCTTCTTCCGAGCGGACGCCGCCTATGCGATCCCTGCGATCTATGCGCGGCTGGAAGAGGCGGGCTATTTTTACGCCATCCGGCTGCCCGCCAACAACGTCTTGCGCGAGAGGATCGGGCATTGGCTGACGCGGCCCGTGGGACGTCCGTCGCAGACCAAGGTCAAGCGTTTCCATGAGGATTTCAAGTATCAGGCGCAAAGTTGGGACAAACCACGCCGGGTGATTGCCAAGATCGAG
This window contains:
- a CDS encoding integration host factor subunit beta — protein: MIRSELYAKIAAENRHLMHEQAVAVVDTIFETITAALERGNRVEIRGFGAFSCRQREGRIGRNPKNGASVDVAPKVIPWFKLGKVIRDRLNTPD
- a CDS encoding RNA polymerase sigma factor is translated as MLPPRSLDRAIERCVREEWGRILASLVKRLGDFQLAEDCLQDAVLVAMNTWAVKGLPKSPAGWLISVAWRKAIDRIRRSANFASKQGEIAYLMELDRVAEDKVEGFGDERLKMIFTCCHPALEEKTRVALTLRTLGGLSTEEIAMAFLDNVDAMSARLTRAKKKISATGIPYRVPEPNELAERLSSVLKVIYLIFNKGIERGDLSGEAIRLGRIIFDFMPEEPEVAGLLALMLIHDARRAARLDMTGAFVPLDAQNRSRWNWTKIEEGVALLRLAWGRGRIGPFQLQAAIHAVHGQAADWDETDWPEIVALYEVLYRAQPSPVVRINQSVAVSYAISVARGLAMLDEVAAGGALDRYQPYWAARADFLGRLGEAQLAKKSFEHAIELSENEPEREFLRCKASQLAARLVKPTS
- a CDS encoding YciI family protein; this encodes MCLIYADPAVGPQPGTEAFGPFMHGYQAFTEAVTKDGKMLHADALQGVETATSVSVRGGKTEIMDGPFAETKEHLGGYYLLECENLDEAVKYAAQIPTAEHGRIEVRPVMVWDS
- the tnpC gene encoding IS66 family transposase yields the protein MDQVTALEQLLATALRRIAELEAALASMAQENADLRRQLAKNSSNSSKPPSSDGLKKPVPRSLRGKLGKKSGGQVGHRGDTLRQTATPDFVERHEAEACGTCQHGLTAGMIKAVERRQVYDIPVPRLEVTEHQAAIYCCGHCRATTTATFPDGVNAHVQYGKRIRAAAVYCNVQQLIPEDRVCQLLRDLFGATSLCAASVTNWVNGTARTLGGVVEHILARLNEGGVRHLDETGLRVAGKLHWLHSISDLAFTHYRISAKRGAVPSFLTGGTIVHDHWKSYYAHMSGVDAHALCGAHHLRELKAIEEIEKEPWACAMSVLRNSANQLKCAAQGRGETELPTSVHHGILTKYMAILTEGLAFHERQDPLARRTGARGRKARRPGHNLLVRLRDYRDDVLRFLTDFTVPFTNNQAERDLRMMKLRMKISGTFRTLEGAQVFADIRSVISTVRKHGGNILETLTLSPQQIIARL
- a CDS encoding IS1380 family transposase — translated: MDHPEGVDSQRADRVDFDRRVRLEFNGTQLSSDGGLLVMRELDDALGLSDLASAALRDTRTGKNSVHRLDGLFRQSVFGRLAGYEDVNDADRLALDPVMRQVVGGRAVDAQAASASQMGRFETETLALPENRAALADLNGTWIDRFHDRNGLKYITLDMDSSVSPTHGDQEGTAWNGHFDCTCYHPNFLFNQFGMLERCALRNGNVHSADGWRDVLDPVIARYADRNIGGRFFRADAAYAIPAIYARLEEAGYFYAIRLPANNVLRERIGHWLTRPVGRPSQTKVKRFHEDFKYQAQSWDKPRRVIAKIEWHPGELFPRIGFIVTNLPMDPDWVVRFYNQRGTAEQHIKEGKYAFRWTRLSCKRFRNNEVRLQLHALAYNLASFLRRIELPEEMADWSLTSLQLKLIKIGARVVRHARTITFQLAEVAVTGPMVRAILATIRRLRAPPVCA